Proteins encoded together in one Triticum dicoccoides isolate Atlit2015 ecotype Zavitan chromosome 7B, WEW_v2.0, whole genome shotgun sequence window:
- the LOC119339459 gene encoding CMP-sialic acid transporter 1-like isoform X2 encodes MTKEWKSVRLYLVPSVIYLIHNNVQFTTLTYVDPSTYQILGNLKIVTTGILFRLVLRRKLSNLQWMAIVLLAVGTTTSQVKGCGDAPCDSVFSAPFQGYMLGILSACLSALAGVYTEYLMKKNSDSLYWQNVQLYMFGIIFNMGWLVYGDFKAGFEMGPWWQRLFNGYSITTWIVVFNLGSTGLLVSWLMKYSDNIVKVYSTSMAMLLTMVLSVYLFNVRATVQLFLGIVICIISLQMYFMPVHMLVELPQTLPATAK; translated from the exons ATGACAAAGGAGTGGAAAAGTGTGCGACTATATCTTGTTCCTTCAGTCATATACCTCATCCACAACAATGTGCAGTTTACGACCTTGACTTATGTTGATCCATCGACCTATCAGATATTGGGGAACCTGAAAATTGTTACAACTGGAATTTTGTTCAG GCTTGTCTTAAGAAGGAAATTATCAAATCTACAATGGATGGCAATTGTTTTACTCGCTGTGGGCACTACTACAAGCCAG GTCAAGGGATGTGGAGATGCACCATGTGATTCGGTTTTCTCAGCACCATTCCAGGGTTACATGCTTGGGATACTTTCTGCTTGTCTTTCTGCACTAGCTGGAGTCTACACTGAGTACTTGATGAAGAAGAATAGTGATAGTCTGTACTGGCAAAATGTACAATTATATAT GTTTGGAATTATCTTCAACATGGGTTGGCTTGTCTATGGTGACTTCAAGGCTGGGTTTGAGATGGGTCCATGGTGGCAGCGTCTTTTTAATGGCTATTCCATCACAACATGGATAGTTGTGTTCAACTTAGGGTCTACCGGTCTGCTAGTGTCATGGCTGATGAAGTATTCAGACAACATAGTGAAG GTGTACTCAACTTCAATGGCCATGCTTTTAACAATGGTTTTGTCTGTATATCTTTTCAATGTGAGAGCTACAGTTCAG CTTTTCTTGGGCATTGTGATCTGCATAATTTCCCTGCAGATGTATTTTATGCCTGTACACATGCTAGTTGAATTGCCACAAACATTGCCAGCTACAGCGAAGTAG
- the LOC119339459 gene encoding CMP-sialic acid transporter 1-like isoform X1: protein MQWYFVAALLTVLTSSQGIWTTLSQSNGKYKYDYATIPFLAEFFKLSVSSFFLWKECQSSSPPRMTKEWKSVRLYLVPSVIYLIHNNVQFTTLTYVDPSTYQILGNLKIVTTGILFRLVLRRKLSNLQWMAIVLLAVGTTTSQVKGCGDAPCDSVFSAPFQGYMLGILSACLSALAGVYTEYLMKKNSDSLYWQNVQLYMFGIIFNMGWLVYGDFKAGFEMGPWWQRLFNGYSITTWIVVFNLGSTGLLVSWLMKYSDNIVKVYSTSMAMLLTMVLSVYLFNVRATVQLFLGIVICIISLQMYFMPVHMLVELPQTLPATAK, encoded by the exons ATGCAGTGGTACTTCGTGGCGGCGCTCCTCACCGTCCTCACCAGCTCGCAG GGTATATGGACTACACTTTCTCAGAGCAATGGCAAGTATAAGTACGACTATGCGACCATTCCATTTCTTGCAGAATTTTTCAAG TTGTCAGTCTCGAGCTTCTTTCTTTGGAAAGAATGCCAGTCTTCATCACCACCAAGGATGACAAAGGAGTGGAAAAGTGTGCGACTATATCTTGTTCCTTCAGTCATATACCTCATCCACAACAATGTGCAGTTTACGACCTTGACTTATGTTGATCCATCGACCTATCAGATATTGGGGAACCTGAAAATTGTTACAACTGGAATTTTGTTCAG GCTTGTCTTAAGAAGGAAATTATCAAATCTACAATGGATGGCAATTGTTTTACTCGCTGTGGGCACTACTACAAGCCAG GTCAAGGGATGTGGAGATGCACCATGTGATTCGGTTTTCTCAGCACCATTCCAGGGTTACATGCTTGGGATACTTTCTGCTTGTCTTTCTGCACTAGCTGGAGTCTACACTGAGTACTTGATGAAGAAGAATAGTGATAGTCTGTACTGGCAAAATGTACAATTATATAT GTTTGGAATTATCTTCAACATGGGTTGGCTTGTCTATGGTGACTTCAAGGCTGGGTTTGAGATGGGTCCATGGTGGCAGCGTCTTTTTAATGGCTATTCCATCACAACATGGATAGTTGTGTTCAACTTAGGGTCTACCGGTCTGCTAGTGTCATGGCTGATGAAGTATTCAGACAACATAGTGAAG GTGTACTCAACTTCAATGGCCATGCTTTTAACAATGGTTTTGTCTGTATATCTTTTCAATGTGAGAGCTACAGTTCAG CTTTTCTTGGGCATTGTGATCTGCATAATTTCCCTGCAGATGTATTTTATGCCTGTACACATGCTAGTTGAATTGCCACAAACATTGCCAGCTACAGCGAAGTAG